In one Nicotiana tomentosiformis chromosome 6, ASM39032v3, whole genome shotgun sequence genomic region, the following are encoded:
- the LOC104086258 gene encoding cytochrome P450 734A1 — translation MEKEVVFTNWFKILGFSFLVSIVMIRVVAYLWLRPRKIEEHFAKQGIRGPPYKFFIGNAKEIVSLMLKASSQTMPYSSHNILPRVLSFYHHWKKIYGATFLVWFGPTPRLAVADPDLIREIFTTKSEFYEKNEAHPLIRQLEGDGLLSLKGEKWAHHRKIITPTFHMENLKLLIPGAASKVIEMLEKLTQNSKNGEIEIEVSEWFQTLTEDIVAQTAFGRSYEQGKAIFRLQAQQMVLASEAFQKVFIPGYRFLPTRRNIKSWKLDTEIKKSLMKLIQERTHDWGKEMQENGPKDLLGLMIQASMKESSLSSSINSSLNHNSAINSSMITANDIAEECKTFFFAGEQTTSNLLTWTTVLLAMHPQWQDLARDEVIKVCGSRDIPSKDDLAKLKMLSMILNESLRLYPPIVATIRRAKADVDLGGCQIPLGTEVLIPILAVHHDQAIWGNDANEFNPARFSEGVARAAKHPVAYIPFGLGVRQCIGQNLAILQTKLTLAIILQRFTLRLSPQYKHAPTVLMLLHPQYGAPIIFQQRLSNPTIVKSS, via the exons ATGGAGAAAGAAGTAGTATTCACAAATTGGTTCAAGATTCTTGGATTTTCATTCTTGGTTTCAATTGTTATGATAAGGGTTGTTGCTTATTTATGGCTAAGGCCAAGAAAAATTGAAGAGCATTTTGCCAAACAAGGCATTAGAGGACCTCCTTATAAATTCTTCATTGGAAATGCTAAGGAAATTGTTAGTCTTATGCTAAAGGCTTCTTCTCAAACTATGCCTTATTCTTCTCATAATATTCTTCCTAGAGTTCTCTCCTTCTATCATCATTGGAAGAAAATTTATG GTGCAACATTTCTAGTGTGGTTTGGACCAACACCACGTTTGGCTGTAGCTGATCCTGACCTAATTAGAGAAATTTTCACTACAAAATCTGAGTTTTATGAGAAAAATGAAGCTCACCCTTTAATTAGACAACTTGAAGGAGATGGTCTACTTAGTCTCAAAGGTGAAAAATGGGCTCATCATAGGAAAATCATTACCCCTACCTTCCATATGGAAAATCTCAAA TTGTTAATACCAGGGGCAGCTAGCAAAGTAATTGAAATGTTAGAGAAATTGACACAAAATTCAAAGAATGGAGAGATAGAAATTGAAGTTTCAGAATGGTTCCAAACTTTAACAGAAGATATTGTAGCACAAACAGCTTTTGGTCGCAGTTATGAacaaggaaaagctattttcaggTTACAAGCTCAACAAATGGTCCTAGCTTCTGAAGCTTTTCAAAAAGTCTTCATACCTGGTTACAG GTTTCTACCGACGAGACGCAACATCAAATCGTGGAAACTGGACACGGAGATTAAGAAATCGTTAATGAAGTTGATTCAAGAAAGGACACATGATTGGGGGAAGGAAATGcaagaaaatgggccaaaagatTTATTAGGCCTAATGATACAAGCAAGCATGAAAgaatcatcattatcatcatcgatTAATAGTTCTCTTAATCATAATTCTGCAATTAATTCCTCTATGATTACTGCAAATGATATTGCTGAGGAATGCAAAACTTTCTTCTTTGCTGGTGAACAAACGACGTCGAATTTGCTGACGTGGACGACCGTTTTGCTAGCTATGCATCCACAGTGGCAGGACTTAGCACGTGACGAAGTGATCAAGGTGTGCGGCTCACGTGACATACCTTCCAAAGATGATCTTGCCAAGCTTAAGATG CTGAGCATGATACTCAATGAGTCCTTGCGTCTTTACCCTCCAATCGTTGCAACGATCAGACGAGCAAAGGCTGATGTGGATCTTGGAGGTTGCCAAATTCCCCTAGGGACCGAAGTATTGATCCCGATTTTAGCAGTTCACCACGATCAAGCGATTTGGGGCAATGATGCGAATGAATTTAATCCTGCTCGATTTTCTGAGGGGGTAGCGCGAGCCGCTAAGCATCCTGTGGCGTACATTCCCTTTGGGCTCGGGGTCCGTCAATGCATTGGTCAAAATTTGGCGATCTTACAAACCAAGTTAACGTTAGCGATTATACTTCAACGATTCACGTTACGATTATCGCCACAATATAAACATGCTCCAACGGTTTTGATGTTACTTCACCCTCAGTATGGTGCACCTATCATCTTTCAACAACGGTTGTCCAACCCAACAATTGTCAAAAGCTCTTGA